One Gammaproteobacteria bacterium DNA segment encodes these proteins:
- a CDS encoding YSC84-related protein, whose amino-acid sequence MNIALTPAVARIALVFLLSLGVAPQTLAASAQEIDIRVDAALERFKDEVNGGGTFIEKAEGLLVFPDIIKAGIGIGGEYGEGALRIGGETVQYYSTAAASIGFQLGAQQKTVILVFLDQEKLKEFRASDGWEAGVDGSVALIEWGAGKNINTVEIDKPIVGFVFNNKGLMYNLTLEGTKITKIDR is encoded by the coding sequence ATGAATATAGCCCTCACCCCAGCCGTAGCCCGCATCGCTCTGGTATTTCTCCTTTCCCTGGGTGTTGCCCCCCAGACTCTGGCGGCCAGCGCCCAGGAGATCGATATCAGGGTGGATGCCGCCCTGGAGCGTTTCAAGGACGAGGTCAACGGCGGTGGCACTTTCATCGAGAAGGCGGAAGGGCTCCTGGTGTTTCCGGACATCATCAAGGCCGGCATCGGCATCGGTGGCGAGTATGGTGAGGGCGCCCTGCGCATCGGCGGCGAGACGGTTCAGTACTACAGCACGGCGGCCGCTTCCATCGGCTTCCAACTGGGGGCCCAGCAGAAGACCGTGATTCTCGTCTTCCTCGACCAGGAAAAGCTGAAGGAATTCCGTGCCAGCGATGGCTGGGAGGCCGGCGTGGACGGCTCGGTGGCCCTCATCGAATGGGGTGCGGGCAAGAACATCAATACGGTGGAGATCGACAAGCCCATCGTGGGCTTCGTGTTCAACAACAAGGGCCTGATGTACAACCTGACCCTGGAAGGCACCAAGATCACCAAGATCGACCGTTGA
- a CDS encoding biotin/lipoyl-binding protein gives MRKVLLPVLLLLVGVAGFMALKSTRPENAPPEPSERNWPVAVVEARLGAYRPGLHLLGRVESPYSARLTAAVAAYVETLEVLEGQRVAGGDVLMTLEDDDYRLTVTQREAERADMEAQIRLEELRYEADLDALQEEQALLTLARRAVERAQDLKSRNVGTEAGVDDALQNQNLRQLSLVQRRLAIAEHDARLARLRAQLARVEAQLQQSRLDLERTRIRAPFNGRITATLVAPGDRVRAGDGLLEMFDRDRLEVRAQVPSRHQHTLDRATASDHSLHAVAHIGDQTIPLEFDRLAGRVVAGSGGLDALLKVPDNHDWLPVGQTVTVDLLLPPVDDTFLLPRDALYGMDRVYRVVDGRMESVDVTHRGDRALASGELLVLITSTELRSGDRVVVTQLPNAVSGLQVTTVREEAAPDPGVAAAGT, from the coding sequence ATGCGCAAAGTACTGCTCCCTGTTCTCCTGTTACTGGTCGGCGTGGCGGGTTTCATGGCCCTGAAATCCACCCGGCCGGAGAACGCGCCACCCGAGCCCTCGGAACGCAACTGGCCGGTGGCCGTGGTGGAGGCCCGGCTGGGGGCCTACCGGCCGGGCCTGCACCTGCTCGGCCGCGTGGAATCGCCCTACTCCGCGCGCCTCACGGCCGCGGTGGCGGCCTACGTCGAAACCCTCGAGGTCCTCGAGGGGCAACGGGTGGCGGGCGGCGATGTGCTGATGACCCTCGAAGATGACGACTACCGATTGACGGTGACCCAACGGGAGGCCGAGCGGGCGGACATGGAGGCCCAGATACGCCTCGAGGAGTTGCGTTATGAGGCGGATCTTGATGCCCTGCAAGAGGAGCAGGCGCTGTTGACCCTGGCGCGGCGCGCCGTCGAACGGGCACAGGATCTGAAGTCCCGCAACGTGGGGACCGAGGCCGGCGTGGATGACGCGCTGCAGAACCAGAACCTTCGGCAACTCAGCCTGGTGCAGCGACGCCTGGCCATCGCCGAGCATGACGCCCGCCTCGCCCGGCTGCGGGCCCAGCTGGCCCGCGTCGAGGCCCAGCTGCAGCAGAGTCGTCTCGACCTCGAACGCACCCGCATCCGCGCGCCTTTCAACGGCCGCATCACCGCCACCCTGGTGGCACCGGGGGATCGGGTGCGCGCGGGGGACGGCCTGCTGGAGATGTTCGACCGGGACCGCCTCGAGGTCCGAGCCCAGGTGCCATCCCGCCATCAACATACCCTGGATCGCGCCACCGCCTCGGATCATTCCCTCCATGCCGTGGCACACATCGGCGACCAGACCATTCCCCTGGAGTTCGACCGCCTGGCGGGCCGGGTGGTAGCGGGCAGCGGTGGCCTCGACGCGCTGTTGAAGGTGCCGGATAACCATGACTGGCTACCCGTTGGCCAGACCGTGACCGTGGACCTTCTCCTGCCGCCGGTGGACGACACCTTTCTACTGCCCCGGGACGCCCTCTACGGCATGGACCGCGTCTACCGGGTCGTTGACGGCCGCATGGAATCGGTGGATGTGACCCATCGCGGCGATCGCGCCCTGGCCTCGGGTGAACTGCTGGTACTGATCACCAGCACAGAGTTGCGCAGCGGCGACCGGGTCGTGGTAACCCAGCTTCCCAACGCGGTGTCCGGCCTGCAGGTGACGACAGTACGCGAAGAGGCGGCGCCCGACCCGGGCGTCGCCGCGGCCGGGACCTGA
- the rho gene encoding transcription termination factor Rho, giving the protein MNLTELKKKSASEVIQMADAMGIEGMARNRKQDVIFAILKAHAKKGEDIFGDGVLEILQDGFGFLRSADSSYLAGPDDIYVSPSQIRRFSLRTGDTISGKIRPPKDSERYFALLKVSEINFDAPESAKNKILFENLTPLFPNQQFKLELGNGTTEDLTPRIIDLASPIGRGQRGLIVSPPKSGKTMMLQSIAHSIEANHPEAYLMVLLIDERPEEVTEMQRSVRGEVISSTFDEPPTRHVQVADMAIEKAKRLVEHKLDVVILLDSITRLARAHNTVIPASGKVLTGGVDANALQRPKRFFGAARNIEEGGSLTIVATALVDTGSRMDDVIYEEFKGTGNMEIHLERKIAERRIFPAININRSGTRREELQIKPDLLQKIWILRKLLHPMEDVQAMEFLMDRLKQTKNNGEFFDAMKRQ; this is encoded by the coding sequence ATGAATCTGACCGAACTCAAGAAAAAATCCGCATCCGAAGTGATCCAGATGGCCGATGCCATGGGCATCGAGGGCATGGCCCGGAACCGCAAGCAGGATGTGATCTTCGCCATCCTCAAGGCCCATGCGAAGAAAGGAGAGGACATATTCGGCGATGGTGTACTGGAGATCCTCCAGGACGGGTTCGGCTTTCTCAGGTCCGCCGACAGTTCCTATCTGGCCGGCCCCGACGACATCTACGTTTCTCCCAGCCAGATCCGGCGCTTCAGCCTGCGTACCGGCGATACCATCTCGGGCAAGATACGACCGCCCAAGGACAGCGAGCGCTACTTCGCCCTGCTGAAGGTCTCGGAGATCAACTTCGATGCCCCCGAGAGTGCCAAGAACAAGATCCTGTTCGAGAACCTCACGCCCCTGTTTCCCAACCAGCAGTTCAAGCTGGAACTGGGCAACGGCACCACCGAAGACCTGACCCCGCGTATCATCGACCTGGCGTCTCCCATCGGCAGAGGACAACGCGGCCTCATCGTATCCCCGCCGAAATCCGGCAAGACCATGATGCTCCAGAGCATCGCCCATTCCATCGAGGCCAACCATCCCGAGGCCTACCTCATGGTGCTGCTCATCGACGAACGGCCGGAAGAGGTCACCGAGATGCAGCGCTCGGTGCGGGGCGAGGTCATCTCCAGCACCTTCGACGAACCCCCTACCCGCCACGTCCAGGTGGCGGACATGGCCATCGAGAAGGCCAAGCGCCTGGTGGAGCACAAACTCGACGTGGTGATCCTGCTGGATTCCATCACCCGCCTCGCCAGAGCCCACAACACCGTGATTCCGGCCTCGGGCAAGGTGCTCACCGGCGGCGTCGATGCCAATGCCCTGCAACGCCCCAAGCGCTTCTTCGGGGCCGCCCGTAACATCGAGGAAGGCGGCAGCCTGACCATCGTCGCCACCGCCCTGGTGGACACCGGCTCGCGCATGGACGACGTGATCTACGAGGAATTCAAGGGCACCGGCAACATGGAGATCCACCTGGAGCGCAAGATCGCCGAGCGGCGCATCTTCCCGGCCATCAACATCAATCGCTCCGGCACCCGCAGGGAGGAATTGCAGATCAAGCCGGACCTGCTGCAGAAGATCTGGATCCTGCGCAAGCTCCTCCACCCCATGGAGGACGTCCAGGCCATGGAATTCCTCATGGACCGCCTCAAGCAGACCAAGAACAACGGCGAGTTCTTCGACGCCATGAAGCGCCAGTGA
- a CDS encoding sulfurtransferase TusA family protein has protein sequence MTERLDARGLFCPLPVIRTQDRVAVMAPGERLEVVATDHGVLNDIPAWCRINGHRVVASRDDGIEVILVVEVGASPDGPIHGP, from the coding sequence GTGACGGAACGGCTGGATGCCCGCGGCCTGTTCTGTCCTCTGCCGGTGATCCGCACCCAGGACCGCGTGGCCGTCATGGCCCCGGGGGAGCGGCTCGAGGTGGTGGCCACGGACCATGGAGTGCTCAACGACATCCCGGCCTGGTGCCGCATCAACGGCCACCGCGTGGTGGCGTCCCGGGACGACGGCATCGAGGTGATCCTGGTGGTGGAGGTGGGGGCATCCCCCGACGGGCCGATCCATGGCCCATGA
- a CDS encoding efflux RND transporter permease subunit, producing the protein MAHRKDIIGLFAQHRVASNLLMLVMFLVGTVSLMRLNTQFFPTFALDVITVRVVWTGASADDVERAITDPMEQELRTVDGLKNLTSTSANGAASITLEYHEGTDMGPALDLVKERVGLVRNLPSDAEEPEVSLVVRYEPVARILVSGPRDLEELRPLVYRMERELLDRGIAKVEISGLPEQEIAIQVPTVRLRELNLSLDDIATRVRDASQDLPAGTVGRDDTARQLRSLDQRRSEAGFADLPIIATEDGGLIRLGDIARIEKRPQDGQVSLAMASRPAVVLQALRSETADSLESARILNEWLEEKRHELPPGIELEAFDESWQLIKQRIFLLVKNGLGGLVLVLAILFLFLNSRVAFWVAVGIPISFMATLAVLYAVGGSINMISLFALIMALGIIVDDAIVVGEDALAHYQFGEASLEAAEGGARRMLAPVMSSSLTTIAAFIPLMMVGGVIGNILFDIPLVIICVIAASLVESFLILPGHLRHAFRHIHHAEPGRTRQRLDRLFNRFRDHHFRRLVGAAVEYRWTTLAGAATLLLLSIGLVVGGRVPFTFFPAVEANVITANASFASGTPEHRVEAFLAHLEQALYETEAEFAEPLVVTAHSQHGSLVSQGGQPAQRGDQFGAVLVELVSSDARTVRNEDFIHAWEARVDTPPGLENLAIASRRTGPPGRDVEVRLMGGTPEQLKAASLEVQDALAAMEGVSAVEDDMPWGQEQLIYRLTPRGRAVGLSIEQVGRQLRAAFDGRIAQIYHQGNDEVEVRVVLPNEERNNLAILESLQITLPNGDALPLPAVVTLESRRSFEALRHAQAKRAAQVYGDVDKRVANENLVRAALEDGILQEVQSRYGVDYTLEGRAADQRETLADMATGGILALSLIYVILTWVFASWGWPLVIMATIPFALVGALTGHFLMGIDLTILSLFGLFGLSGIVVNDSIILISFYKRLRETEHMPVGEAIVEAACQRLRAVLLTSLTTIAGLTPLLFETSLQAQFLIPMAVSISFGLGFATVLVLLVIPALLSIHESAAGAIRRHLPGTPAEAAP; encoded by the coding sequence TTGGCCCACAGGAAGGACATCATCGGCCTGTTCGCCCAGCATCGGGTGGCCTCCAACCTGCTCATGCTGGTCATGTTCCTGGTGGGGACGGTGTCCCTGATGCGCCTCAACACCCAGTTCTTCCCGACCTTCGCCCTCGATGTCATCACCGTACGCGTGGTGTGGACGGGTGCCAGCGCCGACGACGTGGAGCGGGCCATCACGGACCCCATGGAGCAGGAGCTGCGCACCGTGGATGGCCTGAAGAACCTCACCTCCACCTCCGCCAACGGCGCCGCCTCCATCACCCTCGAGTATCACGAAGGCACGGACATGGGCCCGGCCCTCGACCTGGTGAAGGAACGGGTGGGCCTGGTGCGCAATCTGCCCAGCGACGCCGAAGAGCCCGAGGTGTCCCTGGTGGTACGCTACGAGCCGGTGGCACGCATCCTGGTATCGGGCCCGCGGGACCTCGAAGAGTTGCGCCCGCTAGTCTACCGCATGGAGCGGGAACTCCTGGACCGCGGCATCGCCAAGGTGGAGATCAGCGGCCTGCCGGAGCAGGAGATCGCCATCCAGGTGCCCACGGTGCGGCTGCGGGAGCTCAACCTGTCCCTGGACGACATCGCCACCCGGGTCCGGGATGCCAGCCAGGACCTGCCGGCGGGCACCGTGGGCAGGGACGACACGGCGCGCCAGTTACGCAGCCTGGACCAGCGCCGCAGTGAGGCGGGATTCGCGGACCTGCCCATCATCGCCACCGAGGATGGCGGCCTCATTCGCCTCGGGGACATCGCCCGTATCGAGAAGCGCCCCCAGGACGGCCAGGTCTCCCTGGCGATGGCGAGCCGGCCCGCCGTGGTGCTCCAGGCCCTGCGCTCGGAGACCGCCGATTCCCTGGAATCCGCCCGTATCCTCAATGAATGGCTGGAGGAAAAGCGCCACGAGTTGCCCCCCGGCATCGAACTGGAGGCCTTCGACGAGAGCTGGCAGCTCATCAAGCAACGCATCTTCCTGCTGGTGAAGAACGGCCTCGGCGGCTTGGTGCTGGTGCTCGCCATCCTGTTCCTGTTCCTCAACAGTCGCGTCGCCTTCTGGGTGGCCGTAGGCATACCCATCTCCTTCATGGCCACCCTGGCAGTGCTCTACGCGGTGGGAGGCAGCATCAACATGATCAGCCTGTTCGCCCTCATCATGGCACTCGGCATCATCGTCGACGATGCCATCGTGGTGGGGGAGGACGCCCTGGCCCATTACCAGTTCGGCGAGGCCTCCCTGGAGGCGGCGGAGGGCGGGGCGCGACGCATGCTGGCGCCAGTGATGTCATCGTCCCTCACCACCATCGCGGCCTTCATTCCCCTGATGATGGTGGGGGGCGTCATCGGCAACATCCTCTTCGACATCCCCCTGGTCATCATCTGCGTCATCGCCGCCTCCCTGGTGGAGAGTTTTTTGATCCTCCCCGGTCACCTGCGCCATGCCTTCCGCCATATCCACCACGCCGAGCCGGGGCGAACCCGGCAGCGCCTTGATCGGCTGTTCAACCGCTTCCGCGACCACCACTTTCGACGTTTGGTGGGCGCCGCCGTGGAGTACCGCTGGACCACCCTGGCGGGGGCCGCCACCCTGCTGCTGCTGTCCATCGGCCTAGTGGTCGGAGGACGCGTGCCCTTCACCTTCTTCCCCGCGGTGGAGGCCAACGTCATCACGGCCAACGCCTCTTTCGCGTCGGGCACCCCGGAACACCGGGTCGAGGCATTCCTCGCCCACCTCGAACAAGCCCTCTACGAGACCGAGGCGGAGTTCGCCGAGCCCCTGGTGGTGACGGCTCACAGCCAGCACGGCAGCCTGGTCTCCCAGGGTGGCCAGCCGGCCCAGCGGGGCGACCAGTTCGGCGCGGTGCTGGTGGAACTGGTCTCCTCCGACGCCCGCACGGTGCGCAACGAGGACTTCATCCACGCCTGGGAGGCCCGGGTGGACACACCCCCGGGCCTGGAGAACCTGGCCATCGCCTCGCGGCGCACCGGGCCGCCGGGGCGGGACGTGGAGGTGCGGCTCATGGGCGGCACGCCCGAGCAGCTCAAGGCGGCATCCCTCGAGGTACAGGACGCCCTGGCGGCCATGGAGGGGGTAAGCGCGGTGGAGGATGACATGCCGTGGGGCCAGGAGCAGCTCATCTACCGCCTGACGCCGCGGGGCCGCGCCGTGGGGCTGTCCATAGAACAGGTGGGCCGGCAATTGCGCGCCGCCTTCGATGGCCGCATCGCCCAGATCTATCACCAGGGCAACGACGAGGTGGAGGTACGGGTGGTACTGCCGAACGAGGAACGCAACAACCTCGCCATCCTCGAGTCCCTGCAGATCACCCTGCCCAACGGCGATGCCCTGCCCCTGCCGGCGGTGGTCACCCTGGAATCCCGGCGCAGCTTCGAGGCCCTGCGCCACGCCCAGGCCAAACGCGCCGCCCAGGTCTACGGCGACGTGGACAAGCGGGTGGCCAACGAGAACCTGGTACGCGCGGCCCTGGAGGACGGCATCCTGCAGGAGGTCCAGAGCCGCTACGGCGTGGACTATACCCTCGAGGGCCGGGCCGCGGACCAGCGGGAGACCCTGGCCGACATGGCCACCGGCGGTATCCTCGCCCTGTCCCTGATCTACGTGATCCTCACCTGGGTATTCGCATCCTGGGGCTGGCCCCTGGTGATCATGGCCACCATCCCCTTCGCCCTGGTGGGGGCCCTCACCGGGCATTTCCTCATGGGCATCGACCTCACCATCCTGTCCCTGTTCGGCCTGTTCGGCCTGTCGGGCATCGTGGTCAACGACTCCATCATCCTCATCAGCTTCTACAAGCGCCTGCGGGAAACGGAGCACATGCCCGTGGGAGAGGCCATCGTGGAGGCCGCCTGCCAGCGCCTGCGAGCCGTGCTGCTCACCTCCCTGACCACCATCGCGGGGCTGACACCCCTGCTCTTCGAGACCTCCCTCCAGGCCCAGTTCCTCATCCCCATGGCGGTGTCCATCTCCTTCGGACTCGGATTCGCCACGGTGCTGGTGCTACTGGTGATCCCGGCCCTGCTCTCCATCCACGAGAGCGCCGCGGGCGCCATCAGGCGGCACCTGCCGGGAACGCCGGCAGAGGCAGCACCCTAA
- the lysA gene encoding diaminopimelate decarboxylase: protein MDHFKPRDGVLHAEDVDLVDLAARYGTPCYVYSRATIERHWRAYDEALAGMDHLVCYAVKANSNLAVLDLLARLGSGFDIVSGGELSRVLAVGAPAERIVFSGVGKTASEMRQGLAAGIGCFNVESRAELVRLDGVATQMGLRAPISVRVNPDVDPGTHPYIATGLRESKFGVPMEEALALYLEAAAMPGIQPVGVDCHIGSQLVSTAPFVAALERVLALVDRLAEDGIAVEHLDVGGGLGIGYQDERPPTPATLVEALRPRLAGRRLRLLMEPGRSIAGNAGLLLTRVEYLKSHGDHHFAVVDAAMNDLARPSLYGAWQAIEPVVPRSSAVRFYDVVGPVCETGDFLGKGRSLALAPGDLLAVRGAGAYGFTMGSNYNSRPRPPEVMVDGPRTHLVRPREEVTHLFATETTLPAD, encoded by the coding sequence ATGGATCATTTCAAGCCCAGAGACGGCGTGCTGCACGCCGAGGACGTGGATCTGGTGGATCTGGCCGCCCGCTACGGCACCCCGTGTTACGTCTACTCCAGGGCCACCATCGAACGCCACTGGCGGGCCTATGACGAGGCCCTGGCAGGGATGGACCACCTGGTGTGCTACGCGGTGAAGGCCAATTCCAATCTGGCGGTGCTGGACCTCCTGGCACGCCTGGGTTCGGGCTTCGATATCGTCTCGGGCGGCGAGTTGTCCCGGGTGCTGGCGGTGGGTGCACCGGCCGAACGCATCGTCTTCTCCGGGGTGGGCAAGACGGCCTCGGAAATGCGCCAGGGCCTCGCGGCCGGCATCGGCTGCTTCAACGTGGAATCGCGGGCGGAGCTGGTGCGCCTCGACGGCGTGGCGACGCAGATGGGACTGCGAGCGCCGATATCCGTGCGCGTGAACCCCGATGTGGATCCTGGGACCCATCCGTATATCGCCACCGGCCTCAGGGAGAGCAAATTCGGTGTGCCCATGGAGGAGGCCCTGGCGCTCTATCTCGAGGCCGCCGCCATGCCCGGCATCCAGCCCGTGGGGGTGGATTGCCATATCGGCTCCCAGCTGGTCTCCACTGCGCCCTTCGTCGCTGCCCTGGAGCGGGTGCTGGCCCTGGTGGACAGACTGGCGGAGGACGGCATCGCCGTCGAGCACCTGGATGTGGGCGGCGGCCTCGGCATCGGCTACCAGGACGAGCGACCGCCGACCCCGGCGACCCTGGTAGAAGCCCTGCGGCCCCGGCTGGCGGGTCGCCGGCTGCGCCTGCTGATGGAGCCGGGGCGTTCCATCGCGGGCAACGCAGGGCTCCTGCTCACCCGGGTGGAATACCTGAAGAGTCATGGCGACCACCACTTCGCCGTGGTGGACGCGGCCATGAACGACCTGGCCCGCCCGAGCCTGTACGGGGCCTGGCAGGCCATCGAGCCGGTGGTGCCGCGGTCCTCGGCGGTCCGTTTCTATGACGTGGTGGGGCCGGTGTGCGAGACCGGTGACTTCCTGGGCAAGGGCCGGTCTTTGGCCCTGGCCCCCGGCGATCTGCTGGCGGTGCGGGGCGCCGGCGCCTACGGCTTCACCATGGGCTCCAACTACAACAGCCGCCCGCGCCCCCCCGAGGTGATGGTGGATGGCCCCCGCACCCACCTCGTGCGCCCGCGGGAGGAGGTGACGCACCTGTTCGCCACCGAGACCACCCTGCCCGCGGATTGA
- a CDS encoding tRNA (5-methylaminomethyl-2-thiouridylate)-methyltransferase, which produces MSQRKAVALISGGLDSMLAARVIMDQGVHVEGINFFTGFCVEGHTHAIRRKDRSRPKRNNALWVAEQLGMRLHIVDIVEEYKDVVLNPAHGYGAHLNPCLDCKIFMVNKALEWVEDHGFDFIITGEVIGQRPKSQRKDTMPVVARESGADDRLLRPLCARNLEPTRPELEGWVDREALFSFTGRSRKPQMALARELGFYDYAQPAGGCCFLTDEHYAVKLADLWASRHRRDYDLDDIMLLKVGRHLRPRPAFKLIVAREEGENNFLRGYRKRFVHMEPVSHPGPLVLVDGEPGEQDLRLAARITGRFSQGRDAAMVTVEVTDRAGTRRTFEVPPLDAGDVPREWYV; this is translated from the coding sequence ATGTCCCAGCGTAAGGCCGTTGCTCTCATCTCCGGTGGCCTCGATTCCATGCTCGCCGCGCGGGTGATCATGGATCAGGGGGTGCATGTGGAGGGGATCAACTTCTTCACCGGCTTCTGCGTCGAGGGCCACACCCACGCCATCCGCAGGAAGGACCGCAGCCGGCCGAAGCGCAACAATGCCCTGTGGGTGGCGGAACAACTGGGGATGCGGCTCCATATCGTGGACATCGTGGAGGAATACAAGGACGTGGTCCTCAACCCCGCCCATGGCTACGGGGCCCATCTGAATCCCTGCCTGGACTGCAAGATCTTCATGGTGAACAAGGCCCTGGAATGGGTGGAGGACCACGGCTTCGATTTTATCATCACCGGCGAGGTCATCGGCCAGCGGCCCAAGTCCCAGCGCAAGGACACCATGCCGGTGGTGGCCCGGGAGTCGGGGGCCGACGATCGGCTGCTGCGGCCCCTGTGCGCCCGCAACCTGGAACCCACCCGACCGGAGCTGGAGGGCTGGGTGGACCGCGAGGCACTGTTCAGTTTCACCGGTCGCAGCCGCAAGCCCCAGATGGCCCTGGCCCGGGAGCTGGGCTTTTACGACTATGCTCAGCCGGCCGGGGGCTGCTGTTTCCTCACGGACGAGCACTATGCCGTCAAGCTCGCGGACCTGTGGGCCAGCCGCCACCGGCGGGACTACGACCTGGATGACATCATGCTACTCAAGGTGGGCCGCCATCTGCGGCCCCGTCCCGCCTTCAAGCTCATCGTGGCCCGGGAAGAGGGCGAGAACAATTTCCTGCGCGGGTATCGCAAGCGCTTCGTCCACATGGAACCGGTCAGCCACCCCGGGCCCCTGGTGCTGGTGGACGGCGAGCCCGGTGAGCAGGACCTCCGACTGGCGGCCCGCATCACCGGTCGTTTCAGCCAGGGACGGGATGCCGCCATGGTGACGGTGGAGGTGACGGATCGGGCAGGGACTAGGCGCACCTTCGAGGTGCCGCCCCTGGACGCCGGCGACGTGCCGCGGGAATGGTACGTCTGA
- the trxA gene encoding thioredoxin TrxA → MSDRIISVTDGTFEESVIKSEKPVLIDYWAEWCGPCKMIAPLLEEIADEYADRLTVAKLNIDENPGTPPRYGIRGIPTLMLFKNGNVEATKVGAVSKSQLSAFLDSNL, encoded by the coding sequence ATGAGCGATCGAATCATTTCGGTGACCGACGGCACTTTCGAGGAATCAGTGATCAAGTCGGAAAAGCCGGTGCTGATCGACTATTGGGCCGAGTGGTGTGGGCCCTGCAAGATGATCGCCCCTCTGCTCGAGGAGATCGCCGACGAGTACGCCGACCGGTTGACGGTGGCCAAACTCAATATAGACGAGAACCCGGGCACCCCGCCGCGCTACGGTATACGGGGGATCCCCACCCTGATGCTGTTCAAGAACGGCAACGTGGAAGCCACCAAGGTGGGCGCCGTATCGAAATCCCAACTGTCGGCGTTTCTGGACAGCAATCTGTGA
- a CDS encoding DEAD/DEAH box helicase produces the protein MSENHLTNTRFSDLELKPVLLEGAADAGFEFCTEIQAQTLPLALAGKDVAGQAQTGTGKTAAFLLAIMQELLRADSPDAGGNPRALVLAPTRELAVQIARDAQVLGAHSGLRIQVVYGGEGYESQRERLREGVDLLIGTPGRLIDYFKQHIFNLRHIQVVVLDEADRMFDLGFIKDIRFLFHRMPAPGERLNMLFSATMSHRVTELAYEHMNNPEVVNVSPEGKTADRVNQVLYHVSSEEKIPLLIGLMRRMNPQRSLVFVNTKRQSERLEDYFKVNGIDAAVISGDVPQRKRLQLLEKFQAGQLPVLVATDVAARGLHIEDVSHVFNFDLPQDAEDYVHRIGRTARAGASGDAVSLACETYVYSLPEIEDYIGAKIPVEPITGDLLVDPIRPPRRPPRKRPGGPGGGRPRGGRPGGGGRGGRGGPSGGNPGSE, from the coding sequence ATGAGCGAAAACCACCTGACCAATACCCGATTTTCAGACCTCGAGCTGAAGCCGGTACTGCTCGAGGGCGCCGCAGACGCCGGTTTCGAGTTCTGTACCGAGATCCAGGCCCAGACCCTGCCGCTGGCCCTCGCCGGCAAAGACGTGGCCGGCCAGGCCCAGACCGGAACCGGCAAGACCGCCGCGTTCCTGCTGGCCATCATGCAGGAGTTGCTGAGGGCCGACTCACCCGATGCCGGAGGTAATCCGCGGGCCCTGGTGCTGGCGCCCACCCGGGAGCTGGCGGTGCAGATTGCCAGGGATGCCCAGGTACTCGGGGCCCATTCGGGCCTGCGCATCCAGGTGGTCTACGGCGGCGAGGGCTATGAATCCCAGCGCGAGCGGTTGCGCGAGGGCGTGGACCTGCTCATCGGCACGCCAGGCCGCCTTATCGACTACTTCAAACAGCACATCTTTAACCTCCGCCATATCCAGGTGGTGGTGCTGGACGAGGCGGACCGCATGTTCGACCTCGGCTTCATCAAGGACATCCGCTTCCTGTTCCACCGCATGCCTGCCCCGGGAGAGCGCCTCAACATGCTGTTCTCCGCCACCATGAGCCACCGGGTGACGGAACTGGCCTACGAGCACATGAACAACCCGGAGGTGGTGAATGTCTCCCCCGAGGGCAAGACCGCCGACCGGGTCAACCAGGTCCTCTACCACGTCTCCAGCGAGGAGAAGATCCCGCTCCTCATCGGCCTGATGCGCCGCATGAACCCGCAGCGCAGCCTGGTGTTCGTCAACACCAAGCGCCAGTCGGAGAGGCTGGAGGACTATTTCAAGGTCAACGGCATCGACGCGGCGGTGATCTCGGGGGACGTGCCCCAGCGCAAGCGGTTGCAGTTGCTGGAGAAGTTCCAGGCCGGGCAATTGCCCGTGCTGGTGGCTACCGACGTCGCGGCCCGCGGGCTCCATATCGAGGACGTGAGCCACGTATTCAACTTCGACCTGCCCCAGGACGCGGAGGACTATGTCCACCGCATCGGCCGTACGGCGCGCGCCGGCGCCAGCGGCGACGCGGTGAGTCTGGCCTGCGAGACCTATGTCTACTCGTTGCCGGAGATCGAGGACTACATCGGTGCCAAGATCCCGGTGGAGCCCATTACCGGGGATCTCCTGGTGGATCCCATCAGGCCTCCGCGCCGTCCTCCGCGCAAGCGTCCGGGCGGGCCCGGTGGTGGCCGTCCTCGGGGTGGCCGGCCGGGCGGAGGTGGACGCGGCGGCCGGGGCGGGCCGTCCGGCGGGAATCCGGGATCGGAGTAG
- a CDS encoding lipoprotein has product MRRFIATLMSLCLLAVLLAGCGQKGPLYFPDEDEERKQVSS; this is encoded by the coding sequence ATGCGCAGATTCATTGCCACCCTGATGTCCCTCTGCCTCTTGGCGGTGCTGCTGGCCGGTTGTGGACAAAAGGGCCCGTTGTACTTCCCGGACGAAGACGAGGAGCGCAAGCAGGTCTCGTCCTAG